A portion of the Thermosediminibacter oceani DSM 16646 genome contains these proteins:
- a CDS encoding ABC transporter substrate-binding protein, giving the protein MLRRIKLMSVLITAAILFSFVLAGCGGSGNSTGANAEGGKKYNFVLITMDSMDQHWLSVKRGAEEKAQELGNVTVTFRAPADKTDPGEQVRMVEDAINQKADAILLAPLDAEALKPVVEKAADANIPVIIIDSPVNTDKIVSFIATDNIKAAQIAADTLAELIGKKGKIAIINHQPGAGTAMMRENGFKEVIKNKYPDIQIVTTQYSMGDKTKAMNQALDIMTANPDLAGFYACNEGSTVGVAQAIKQRNATGKIKLVGFDKSQDTINAINEGMLQATMVQNPYKMGSLGVQFAYDTLQGKEVEKKVDTGVTVITKENVEEIISGSLSK; this is encoded by the coding sequence ATGCTTAGACGCATCAAGCTGATGTCCGTTCTTATCACTGCCGCCATACTTTTTTCGTTCGTACTTGCAGGGTGCGGCGGTAGTGGCAACAGTACGGGGGCTAATGCGGAAGGGGGTAAAAAGTACAACTTTGTTCTCATCACCATGGATTCCATGGACCAGCATTGGCTATCCGTGAAGAGGGGTGCAGAAGAGAAAGCCCAGGAACTTGGCAATGTCACCGTTACGTTTAGAGCTCCGGCGGATAAAACTGATCCCGGTGAACAGGTAAGAATGGTTGAGGATGCTATCAACCAGAAGGCTGATGCAATACTTCTCGCTCCCCTTGATGCAGAGGCATTAAAGCCGGTAGTAGAAAAAGCAGCAGATGCAAACATTCCTGTAATCATTATTGATTCCCCGGTCAACACCGATAAAATAGTAAGTTTCATTGCAACAGACAATATAAAAGCTGCACAGATTGCAGCTGACACCCTGGCAGAATTAATTGGCAAGAAAGGTAAAATAGCCATTATCAATCACCAGCCCGGTGCCGGGACGGCAATGATGAGAGAGAATGGCTTCAAAGAAGTGATCAAGAATAAATATCCTGATATTCAAATTGTTACGACCCAGTACAGTATGGGTGATAAGACAAAAGCCATGAACCAGGCTCTTGACATAATGACAGCAAATCCTGATCTTGCCGGATTTTACGCTTGCAACGAAGGGTCAACTGTTGGTGTTGCACAGGCGATAAAACAGAGGAATGCTACCGGCAAAATAAAGCTGGTGGGCTTCGATAAATCTCAGGATACAATAAATGCAATAAATGAAGGAATGTTGCAGGCAACTATGGTTCAGAACCCGTATAAGATGGGGAGCTTAGGTGTGCAATTTGCTTATGATACGCTTCAAGGAAAAGAAGTAGAAAAGAAAGTGGATACAGGCGTAACAGTAATTACAAAAGAGAACGTCGAAGAGATAATTAGCGGCTCGCTAAGTAAATAA
- a CDS encoding AbgT family transporter: protein MSVATTKKLADIQKNKTSLLDKLLNLVERGGNKLPDPATLFFGLSLLVIILSHVAAVAGWQAVNPATKEVVRAVSLLQRENIVKILTEMVNNFATFPPLGLVLVVMMGVGVAESSGLISALLRRLLIGAPVSVIVPAVVFAGIMGNAAGDSAFIVLPPLAAMIFASVGRHPIAGIAAAYAGVAGGFSANLFVNMSDVLLAGFTEKAAQIIDPKYIANPAMNYYFFIASTFLLTFVGSWVTVKVVEPRLGAFLGQNETFHPLNDVEKKALRVAGLIALAYVGLIAYLTLPANALLRDPQTGSLIVSPFMKGLVPIMTGFFLFPAIGYGIVAGTIKSDKDLAAQMGKAMSTMGSYIVLAFLAAQFMAFFNWSNMGTILAIKGANFLQNIGFTGLPLLLGIIILTSMINLLVASASAKWAVLGPVFVPMLMLLGYSPAFTQLAYRIGDSITNPITPLLAYFPIALSQARKYDEKLGMGTLISTLLPFSIYFALGWFIMFSLWYLLDLPLGPGNMIRL from the coding sequence ATGAGTGTTGCTACCACAAAAAAATTAGCGGATATCCAAAAGAACAAAACATCTCTTCTTGATAAACTTTTGAATTTAGTGGAACGCGGCGGTAATAAATTGCCGGACCCGGCTACTTTGTTTTTCGGGCTTTCTCTGCTTGTAATTATCCTCTCTCATGTGGCGGCTGTCGCCGGATGGCAGGCTGTAAATCCGGCCACCAAAGAAGTGGTAAGAGCGGTAAGTTTGCTTCAAAGAGAAAACATCGTTAAAATTCTTACCGAAATGGTCAACAACTTTGCTACCTTCCCACCCCTCGGGCTGGTGCTGGTGGTGATGATGGGAGTAGGTGTCGCCGAATCCAGCGGTTTGATAAGTGCACTTTTGCGCAGGTTGTTGATCGGCGCTCCAGTCTCGGTTATCGTGCCGGCGGTTGTATTTGCGGGAATTATGGGAAATGCCGCCGGAGACTCGGCTTTCATAGTGCTTCCGCCCCTGGCAGCGATGATTTTTGCAAGCGTCGGCAGGCATCCCATCGCAGGGATTGCCGCAGCCTATGCCGGAGTGGCCGGTGGTTTCAGCGCCAATTTATTTGTCAATATGTCGGACGTGTTGCTGGCAGGTTTTACGGAAAAGGCGGCCCAGATCATCGACCCCAAGTATATTGCCAATCCAGCTATGAATTATTATTTCTTCATTGCATCTACTTTTCTCCTAACTTTCGTAGGGAGCTGGGTGACGGTAAAGGTTGTTGAACCCCGTTTAGGTGCCTTCCTGGGCCAGAATGAGACGTTCCATCCCCTAAACGATGTAGAAAAGAAAGCACTGCGGGTCGCGGGCCTCATTGCCCTGGCTTATGTGGGCCTAATCGCCTATTTGACCCTGCCCGCCAATGCGCTGTTGAGGGATCCGCAAACCGGTTCCCTGATCGTCTCTCCCTTCATGAAAGGTTTAGTGCCGATCATGACCGGATTTTTCCTGTTTCCGGCCATTGGCTACGGTATCGTTGCCGGAACCATTAAATCCGATAAAGATCTGGCCGCCCAGATGGGAAAAGCGATGAGCACGATGGGTTCGTATATTGTTCTTGCTTTTCTGGCTGCCCAATTCATGGCATTCTTCAACTGGAGCAACATGGGCACTATTCTGGCCATAAAGGGTGCCAACTTCCTGCAAAATATTGGCTTTACCGGCTTACCACTGCTGCTCGGCATCATAATCTTAACCTCTATGATCAACCTACTGGTTGCCAGCGCTTCCGCTAAATGGGCTGTGCTGGGGCCGGTCTTCGTTCCGATGCTCATGCTTTTGGGGTATTCCCCGGCCTTCACTCAGCTGGCTTACAGGATAGGGGACTCCATTACCAACCCCATCACCCCGCTGCTCGCTTATTTTCCCATTGCCCTCTCGCAGGCCCGTAAATATGACGAAAAGTTGGGGATGGGTACGCTTATATCTACCCTACTTCCTTTTTCAATCTACTTCGCACTGGGATGGTTTATCATGTTCTCTCTCTGGTATCTCCTCGACCTACCCCTGGGTCCCGGGAATATGATCCGGCTGTAA
- a CDS encoding aldose 1-epimerase family protein, translated as MPIVNNVYYSKKELLRKCGTINQIAGYKRYFFSEGKARGVEAVDVNNGNGLRFTILLDRNMDIAFADFRGVNLAYITKNGIVAPQFFEKDGNEWFRSFIGGLLTTCGISYAGAPCVDLGENLGLHGRISNCPADNICCRNYWDGEDFIIEVSGQSHETKFFGENLTLHRTIKVKAGENRIFLHDRIENNGFESTPIMMIYHCNLGFPLVDEGSEIYINSDRSIPTSLESEKNMKDQFKITSPKHGTIENVYFHEFLENKEMGLAVLFNKKLMGNGLGLYIKFDLKELPYLNLWKMMGEGEYVVGLEPSNCMTLGRDKERERGTLRYIEPGEIKDFILEIGIIEDVSKKLGGKLNIFEELLKG; from the coding sequence TTGCCGATAGTAAATAATGTGTATTATAGTAAAAAGGAACTTTTAAGAAAGTGTGGGACGATAAATCAAATTGCCGGTTATAAAAGGTATTTTTTTTCTGAGGGAAAGGCAAGAGGCGTGGAGGCGGTAGATGTTAATAATGGTAATGGCCTTAGATTTACAATTTTATTGGATAGAAATATGGATATCGCCTTTGCCGATTTTCGAGGGGTGAATTTAGCGTATATAACAAAAAATGGAATAGTTGCACCCCAGTTTTTTGAAAAAGACGGCAATGAGTGGTTTAGAAGCTTCATTGGTGGACTTCTTACAACATGCGGTATATCTTACGCCGGCGCACCATGTGTTGATTTGGGGGAAAATTTAGGGCTCCACGGTAGGATAAGCAACTGCCCTGCTGACAATATTTGTTGTAGAAATTATTGGGATGGAGAGGATTTTATTATCGAGGTTTCGGGTCAATCCCATGAGACTAAGTTTTTCGGGGAAAATCTGACTTTGCACCGAACTATAAAGGTTAAGGCGGGGGAGAACAGGATATTTCTTCATGACAGAATTGAAAATAACGGTTTTGAAAGCACGCCGATCATGATGATTTACCATTGTAATTTGGGATTTCCTCTGGTTGATGAAGGTAGCGAAATATATATTAATTCTGACAGGTCAATTCCAACGAGTTTAGAATCTGAAAAAAATATGAAAGACCAATTTAAAATCACTTCCCCTAAGCATGGAACTATAGAAAACGTATACTTTCACGAGTTTTTAGAAAACAAAGAAATGGGTTTAGCCGTGCTTTTTAACAAAAAATTGATGGGTAATGGTCTTGGCTTATACATAAAATTTGACTTAAAAGAACTCCCATATCTTAATCTATGGAAGATGATGGGTGAAGGAGAGTACGTAGTGGGATTAGAGCCTTCAAATTGTATGACCCTCGGTCGAGATAAAGAGAGGGAGAGAGGTACATTAAGATATATCGAACCCGGAGAAATTAAAGATTTTATTTTAGAAATAGGAATAATAGAAGATGTAAGCAAAAAATTAGGTGGAAAATTGAACATATTTGAAGAATTACTAAAAGGGTGA
- a CDS encoding ABC transporter permease: MLWRKMIRDLKENKGSYIACTVIIVMGLLVFTAFTTVVGSLRDSQQKFYKEQNFADGFIKVQAIPRSEVKNLESIEGIKKIQGRLVKDVMVLKPGVKDNVYLRLVSIDPGISNPINGVLLTRGRPLDDDSMNVWIDGKFFEANNLDLNDEIEVIAGGRIRKLTVAGVGNSPEFVYALRTAADLYPSPETFGIAFIPIRAMEKLFPDEKAFNELVFTLKPGANYEKVKEELEKRLEPYGVESIIPRAEQMSHMLLDQELKSLESVSTAMPVMFLSIAGAILYITLKRLIEQQRVQIGILKAEGFTSGEILFHYLSYALTIGLAGGLTGSILGALLSYPLTSMYQVFFNLPGLEGRFSPSLILLSVLLSLSFSLIAGFQGCKKVLALEPAEAMRPPAPILGRRVLLEKISFIWKMLSVQEMMAARNISRNWGRSLFIFLGIMFCFAISAFTWSMNDLVQKMMFDQYEKVEVYDVKLILSRPLDQKNVNRELNAFPGVRYAEPVAEVPVTLKNRWLKKDTVILGLPRDSRLYNILDKNYNKITPPENGILLSERLANLLNAGVGTKLMVESPMKAGENEGVLEVAGIIPQYVGINAYMEIGALQDFLKHEDMATSILLKVEEEAITSLREKYMHSKYISSIDEREQRLNKFKEMMASYGSMIYIYALIGVVIGFAIIYSSSVISVSERSRELSSMMVLGMTPEEVLSVVTFEQWCIGVPAMIAGVPVSKMMLAGISRVVSNDMFTMPESVTFTSLLLAFAATVFSIFIAQKVSARKVKRLNPAEVLKARE, encoded by the coding sequence ATCGAAGGCATAAAAAAGATCCAGGGCCGCCTGGTGAAGGACGTGATGGTATTAAAGCCCGGTGTGAAAGATAACGTTTACCTGCGCCTTGTTTCCATCGACCCCGGCATTTCAAACCCGATAAACGGGGTGCTCCTTACCCGGGGCAGGCCCCTCGATGACGATTCCATGAACGTATGGATTGACGGTAAGTTTTTTGAAGCAAACAATCTCGATCTGAACGATGAAATCGAAGTCATAGCCGGCGGCAGGATTAGGAAACTCACCGTGGCCGGGGTTGGGAACAGCCCGGAATTCGTATACGCCCTCCGCACCGCGGCGGACCTGTATCCTTCGCCGGAAACCTTTGGGATCGCTTTTATCCCCATAAGAGCGATGGAAAAGCTGTTTCCCGATGAAAAAGCTTTCAACGAACTGGTATTTACCCTGAAGCCGGGAGCCAACTATGAAAAGGTCAAAGAAGAGCTGGAAAAAAGGCTGGAACCCTATGGCGTAGAAAGCATAATCCCCCGTGCGGAACAGATGAGCCATATGCTTTTGGACCAGGAACTGAAAAGCCTGGAATCCGTATCGACAGCTATGCCCGTAATGTTTCTCTCAATCGCAGGAGCAATTTTATATATTACCCTTAAAAGGTTGATAGAGCAGCAGAGGGTACAGATAGGAATTTTGAAGGCCGAGGGCTTTACCTCCGGAGAAATCCTATTCCACTACTTGTCCTACGCACTGACCATAGGCCTTGCCGGAGGCCTTACCGGCAGTATACTCGGCGCGCTTCTTTCCTATCCTCTGACATCGATGTATCAGGTATTTTTCAACCTCCCCGGCCTTGAAGGGAGATTCTCCCCGTCTTTAATTTTATTGAGCGTTTTACTTTCGCTTTCTTTTTCTCTTATAGCCGGTTTTCAGGGTTGTAAAAAGGTTCTTGCCTTGGAACCTGCCGAGGCCATGCGGCCACCCGCTCCCATTCTGGGAAGGAGGGTACTTCTGGAAAAGATAAGCTTTATCTGGAAAATGCTCAGCGTCCAGGAAATGATGGCCGCGAGGAACATTTCACGGAACTGGGGACGGAGCCTTTTCATATTCTTGGGCATCATGTTCTGCTTTGCCATTTCGGCCTTTACGTGGTCGATGAATGACCTGGTACAGAAGATGATGTTCGACCAGTACGAAAAAGTGGAGGTTTACGATGTAAAGCTCATCCTCTCAAGGCCCCTTGATCAAAAAAATGTTAACAGGGAACTTAATGCTTTCCCAGGAGTAAGATACGCGGAGCCGGTAGCCGAAGTCCCCGTAACTTTAAAAAACCGGTGGCTGAAAAAGGATACGGTCATACTGGGACTTCCCCGGGATAGCCGGCTTTATAACATTCTGGACAAAAATTATAATAAAATCACACCCCCCGAAAACGGTATTCTTCTTTCTGAAAGGCTGGCAAACCTGCTGAACGCCGGAGTCGGAACAAAGCTGATGGTGGAAAGCCCCATGAAGGCCGGTGAAAATGAGGGTGTTCTTGAAGTTGCAGGGATAATCCCCCAGTATGTGGGAATAAACGCTTACATGGAAATAGGGGCTTTGCAGGATTTTCTAAAACACGAAGATATGGCCACATCGATCTTGCTGAAGGTCGAAGAAGAAGCCATAACCTCCCTCCGGGAAAAATACATGCATAGCAAGTATATAAGTTCTATCGACGAGCGGGAACAGAGGCTCAATAAATTCAAAGAAATGATGGCATCCTACGGCAGCATGATTTATATATACGCTCTGATCGGAGTTGTAATCGGTTTCGCTATCATTTACAGCTCTTCGGTGATTTCCGTTTCGGAGCGTAGCAGGGAACTTTCTTCAATGATGGTGCTCGGCATGACGCCGGAGGAGGTACTGTCGGTGGTCACCTTCGAACAATGGTGCATAGGAGTGCCGGCCATGATTGCAGGCGTGCCGGTCTCAAAAATGATGTTGGCCGGCATATCGCGGGTTGTGAGCAACGATATGTTTACCATGCCGGAAAGCGTGACCTTCACCTCACTCCTTCTGGCCTTCGCTGCTACCGTATTCTCTATCTTTATTGCCCAGAAGGTCTCAGCCCGGAAGGTCAAGAGGTTGAACCCGGCAGAAGTCCTTAAAGCCAGAGAATAA
- a CDS encoding efflux RND transporter periplasmic adaptor subunit — protein sequence MRTVKRKILIVSIILIALVGTFFYENNRGIDAEVLKVQPVTVTRTFKEEGQVIPAVEYSVHSLQAGEIVKLNVEEGQQVKAGDILALLNSKELEFQLKQLQAELKSLRGEEAKAFQKPLDSEIKSQELLVEQARHDLTILENDFKRMEKLYSEGAVTLKEYENARNMMETAKINLQRQQEALKLLYESRNPTGESRQYYSGRAEALQSQIDLLKYRIERCRITSPVDGIVADLTVKQGDVVNPGSRLMKIFQKGEYLVEVFVPADSAPDIADGMKVKLIQERKSENLIFDGVVEKVAPTAVEKISSLGLEEQRVKVTVKPLAPQNLQLIPGTVLDVEFTTDKREGVLAVPKTALFPYENGDAVWVVEGKRAKVRPVKTGFESESLAVIEEGLKKGDLVILNPQLAGLKEGRKIRVK from the coding sequence GTGAGGACTGTGAAAAGAAAAATATTGATAGTTTCGATAATCTTAATCGCCCTGGTGGGGACTTTTTTCTACGAAAACAATAGGGGCATTGACGCAGAAGTCCTGAAAGTTCAACCGGTCACGGTAACCAGGACTTTTAAGGAGGAAGGTCAAGTAATTCCCGCGGTGGAGTATTCCGTCCACAGCCTTCAGGCAGGTGAAATAGTCAAACTTAATGTAGAAGAGGGCCAGCAGGTAAAGGCAGGAGATATATTGGCCCTACTGAATTCAAAAGAGCTGGAGTTTCAATTAAAGCAACTTCAGGCCGAGCTTAAAAGCCTCCGGGGCGAAGAGGCCAAGGCTTTCCAAAAACCCCTGGACTCTGAAATAAAAAGCCAGGAATTACTGGTAGAACAGGCCCGGCATGACCTTACAATCCTGGAAAATGATTTTAAGAGAATGGAAAAATTGTATAGCGAAGGCGCCGTTACGTTAAAAGAATACGAGAATGCCAGAAATATGATGGAAACGGCGAAAATCAACCTCCAGCGGCAGCAGGAAGCCCTGAAACTACTTTATGAGTCCCGAAACCCCACCGGTGAGTCCCGGCAATATTACTCGGGGAGGGCCGAAGCTCTACAATCCCAGATCGACTTACTTAAGTACAGGATCGAAAGGTGCAGGATTACTTCACCGGTAGATGGAATAGTGGCCGACCTTACCGTCAAGCAGGGCGATGTCGTAAATCCCGGCTCCAGACTGATGAAGATTTTTCAAAAGGGCGAATACCTCGTGGAGGTTTTCGTCCCGGCTGACTCGGCACCGGATATAGCAGATGGAATGAAGGTGAAATTGATTCAGGAAAGGAAAAGCGAAAACCTCATTTTCGATGGAGTTGTAGAAAAGGTAGCTCCTACCGCCGTGGAAAAGATATCATCCCTGGGCCTCGAAGAACAGCGCGTCAAAGTTACCGTAAAACCTCTGGCTCCCCAAAACCTGCAATTAATCCCCGGCACCGTGCTCGATGTGGAATTTACAACGGATAAAAGGGAAGGCGTGCTGGCGGTGCCCAAAACCGCACTATTCCCCTACGAAAATGGTGACGCCGTATGGGTGGTGGAGGGCAAAAGGGCAAAAGTTCGTCCGGTAAAAACCGGTTTTGAAAGCGAAAGCCTTGCGGTTATAGAAGAGGGCTTGAAAAAAGGAGACCTGGTCATACTAAATCCCCAGCTGGCAGGGCTTAAAGAAGGAAGAAAAATACGTGTAAAATAA
- a CDS encoding M20 metallopeptidase family protein, which yields MQDIREEVKKIFPKVQALRRDFHAHPELGFEETRTSKIVEETLKSLGLEVKTGIAKTGVVGLLDTGKPGPTVALRADMDALPVRDAKKVPYASTVEGVCHACGHDGHTAMLLGAAIALSSLKDAFCGKVKFIFQPCEEIVPGGAKFMVEAGVLENPKVDNIFGLHLWTSYPVGTVGLKAGPFMAAPDSFTAEIIGKGGHGSAPHETVDAVVVAAQVVTALQTIVSRSVKPIEPAVISVGTLQAGYTFNVIADIAKISGTVRTYSDETRALIQKRMEEILKGITAAYGADYRFNYTYGYPSLINDEKVTGYVRQIAAQVVGAENVIDAEPVMGGEDFAYYLQKVPGAFAFVGAKNEAKGIVAPHHHPEFDIDEDALAIGVELLVRYVLNNGKLRA from the coding sequence ATGCAAGACATCCGAGAAGAAGTAAAAAAGATTTTCCCAAAAGTACAGGCTTTACGCCGCGATTTTCACGCGCATCCGGAGCTCGGCTTTGAGGAGACGCGCACCTCCAAAATTGTGGAGGAAACTCTCAAAAGTCTGGGCCTTGAGGTAAAGACCGGAATCGCCAAAACGGGGGTTGTTGGGTTGCTGGATACCGGAAAGCCCGGTCCAACGGTAGCCCTGCGGGCTGATATGGATGCCCTGCCCGTAAGGGATGCCAAAAAGGTGCCTTACGCCTCCACCGTTGAAGGGGTCTGCCATGCCTGCGGCCACGACGGCCATACCGCCATGCTGTTAGGGGCTGCAATAGCTTTGTCATCGTTGAAGGACGCTTTTTGTGGAAAAGTTAAATTCATCTTCCAACCCTGTGAAGAAATAGTTCCGGGAGGGGCAAAATTCATGGTTGAAGCCGGGGTGCTGGAAAATCCTAAAGTGGATAACATCTTCGGCCTTCACCTTTGGACCAGTTACCCCGTCGGCACCGTCGGTTTAAAAGCCGGTCCCTTTATGGCAGCACCTGATTCATTTACAGCGGAGATCATCGGCAAAGGCGGCCACGGTTCCGCCCCCCATGAAACCGTCGATGCCGTGGTGGTGGCCGCCCAAGTGGTTACCGCATTGCAGACGATTGTCAGCCGATCCGTAAAGCCCATCGAACCGGCGGTAATAAGCGTAGGTACACTGCAGGCGGGGTACACCTTCAATGTAATCGCCGACATCGCCAAAATCTCCGGCACCGTTCGAACCTACAGCGATGAAACTCGCGCACTTATTCAAAAAAGAATGGAGGAAATTCTAAAAGGGATAACTGCGGCTTACGGTGCCGATTATCGTTTTAACTATACGTACGGTTATCCGTCACTTATAAACGACGAAAAAGTAACAGGCTACGTACGGCAAATTGCTGCACAGGTGGTGGGAGCGGAAAACGTCATCGATGCCGAACCGGTGATGGGAGGCGAAGACTTCGCTTACTATTTGCAGAAGGTTCCCGGTGCCTTTGCCTTCGTGGGAGCTAAAAACGAAGCTAAAGGTATTGTTGCTCCCCATCATCACCCGGAATTTGACATAGATGAGGATGCTCTGGCCATCGGTGTGGAACTTTTGGTACGCTACGTTTTGAATAACGGAAAGCTTAGAGCATAG
- a CDS encoding ABC transporter permease, which yields MKTGDIMKGLNSNTFQRLSVLSILIIMCIIFGLSSKVFFSTENLLTVALQTVIIAIIAIGQTFVIITTGIDLSIGSTIALSGIITSMLLVAKVPVFFSIMVGLLVGIIIGFINGLVIVYGKVPPFIVTLGTMSIVRGIALVLTNGIPITNLPPGFTVIGSGRVLGIPIPVYIMIVLALVFGFILSKTKLGRYNYAIGSNFEAARLSGIDTNKVLISIYSISGFLAACAGIILTARIVSGQPTAGTGYELDAVAASVIGGASLLGGEGTVLGAVIGAFVIGVLRNGLNLLNVSAFWQQIAIGIVIIAAVYFDGLRRNKLS from the coding sequence ATGAAAACTGGTGATATTATGAAAGGCTTGAATAGTAACACTTTTCAAAGATTGTCGGTATTGAGCATATTGATCATCATGTGCATAATTTTTGGTCTATCGAGTAAAGTCTTTTTTTCCACCGAAAACCTTTTAACGGTTGCATTACAAACAGTGATCATAGCGATAATAGCTATAGGTCAAACGTTTGTCATAATCACTACTGGAATAGACCTTTCGATAGGTTCTACCATAGCATTGTCCGGCATAATAACCTCAATGCTGCTTGTGGCAAAAGTTCCGGTATTTTTTTCAATTATGGTAGGGCTCCTGGTTGGCATTATTATAGGTTTCATAAACGGTTTAGTAATAGTTTATGGGAAAGTTCCACCGTTTATCGTGACTTTAGGTACAATGAGTATAGTTAGGGGCATTGCGTTGGTACTGACCAACGGTATCCCAATTACCAATCTCCCGCCGGGCTTTACAGTAATAGGTTCGGGCAGGGTTCTTGGCATTCCTATCCCGGTTTACATTATGATAGTGCTGGCGCTAGTTTTTGGATTCATACTTTCAAAAACAAAACTGGGCAGGTATAACTATGCCATTGGTAGCAATTTCGAAGCTGCCAGACTTTCTGGAATTGATACAAATAAAGTGCTGATATCTATCTATTCTATAAGCGGCTTTTTAGCTGCATGCGCAGGAATCATACTGACCGCGCGAATAGTATCAGGCCAGCCCACAGCAGGTACGGGGTATGAACTTGATGCGGTGGCAGCATCGGTAATAGGCGGCGCGAGTCTGTTGGGTGGAGAGGGAACGGTCCTGGGAGCAGTTATAGGAGCTTTTGTGATTGGGGTTCTCAGAAACGGTTTGAATTTATTAAATGTCTCCGCTTTTTGGCAGCAGATAGCAATAGGTATAGTTATAATCGCGGCCGTTTACTTTGATGGTTTAAGGAGAAATAAACTTTCATAA
- a CDS encoding MGDG synthase family glycosyltransferase, giving the protein MDCKKVLILSEKFGAGHERAALALSKGIKNISPDTEVKVINFFQYFHPHVSKVTLKMYLSAINMKPEIWGYFYERERNKKKAGLAKKLLRSAMYFFLREILDKERPDVIVCTHPFPACVASRLKQKGLETPLAVVITDFDVHGFWINDHTNAYITADEFLLKPMLDFGINPSIIYPTGIPIDPNFHREVIGTDAKRALGFREDVPLLLVTGGGLGLTVLDEYTVKQLASATVQLAIICGKNPPLREALRRIVAENHLDNVRVLGFVRNMWDYMGAADLLITKAGGLTIAEAISKELPIVLYNPLPGQEERNAAFLLKKGVAKKAQNQKELVDLVKELTRNKHLIQTMKRNAAGLKKTRPAEKAADIVLSLADHGNKTALISF; this is encoded by the coding sequence ATGGACTGCAAAAAAGTCCTGATACTGTCGGAGAAATTCGGGGCCGGTCACGAGAGAGCCGCTCTCGCCCTCTCAAAAGGCATAAAAAATATATCCCCCGACACTGAAGTCAAGGTTATCAACTTTTTTCAATATTTCCATCCCCATGTTTCAAAAGTCACCCTGAAGATGTACCTGAGCGCCATCAACATGAAGCCCGAAATATGGGGGTATTTCTACGAAAGGGAAAGAAATAAAAAGAAGGCAGGGCTTGCAAAGAAACTGCTCCGGTCCGCTATGTATTTTTTCCTCAGGGAAATCCTTGATAAAGAAAGGCCCGACGTAATCGTCTGCACCCATCCCTTCCCGGCCTGCGTGGCGTCCCGTTTGAAGCAGAAGGGGCTCGAAACCCCACTGGCAGTCGTGATCACCGACTTTGACGTCCACGGCTTCTGGATAAACGACCATACGAATGCCTATATCACCGCCGACGAGTTCCTGCTGAAACCCATGTTGGATTTCGGGATCAATCCAAGCATCATATACCCCACCGGCATACCCATAGACCCCAATTTCCACCGGGAGGTGATCGGGACCGACGCCAAGAGGGCGTTAGGGTTCAGGGAAGATGTGCCCCTTTTGCTTGTGACCGGAGGCGGCCTGGGCCTCACGGTCCTGGATGAGTATACCGTTAAACAACTGGCTTCGGCGACGGTGCAGCTCGCTATAATTTGCGGTAAAAACCCGCCCTTACGGGAGGCTCTTCGGAGGATCGTCGCGGAAAACCACCTGGACAACGTGAGGGTCCTGGGATTTGTGAGAAACATGTGGGATTACATGGGAGCGGCTGATCTGCTCATCACAAAAGCCGGCGGCCTCACCATCGCGGAAGCCATCTCTAAGGAATTGCCCATCGTCCTATATAACCCCCTGCCCGGCCAGGAGGAGAGAAACGCCGCGTTCCTACTTAAAAAAGGCGTGGCTAAAAAAGCCCAAAATCAAAAAGAGCTTGTGGATCTGGTTAAAGAATTGACCCGCAACAAACACCTCATTCAAACCATGAAGAGGAACGCCGCAGGCTTAAAAAAGACCCGGCCGGCGGAGAAGGCAGCGGATATAGTACTCAGCCTGGCGGATCACGGCAATAAAACCGCATTAATTTCCTTTTGA